The following proteins are co-located in the Oscillospiraceae bacterium genome:
- a CDS encoding manganese catalase family protein, with the protein MWEYQKKLQIPINIKNPDPKLAAFIVSQYGGPDGELGASMRYLSQRYSMKDDMAKALLTDIGTEELAHLEMVATLIHQLTKNATTGEIENSPMAPYYIDHAKGVYPAAASGNPWKAEYIGVKGDPIADLVEDLAAEQKARVTYDNILKMCDNPDVTKVIKFLREREVVHFQRFGECLNKIQEDIKAKKIIGCGIKQC; encoded by the coding sequence ATGTGGGAATATCAAAAAAAATTACAAATACCAATCAATATTAAAAATCCTGACCCTAAACTTGCGGCATTTATAGTAAGCCAATATGGCGGTCCGGACGGAGAATTAGGAGCATCAATGAGATATTTATCTCAAAGGTACTCAATGAAAGATGATATGGCAAAAGCACTTTTAACTGATATCGGAACAGAAGAACTGGCGCATTTAGAGATGGTCGCAACTTTAATCCATCAGTTAACCAAGAATGCGACAACCGGCGAAATTGAAAATAGTCCAATGGCTCCTTATTATATAGATCATGCCAAAGGTGTTTATCCTGCAGCAGCATCAGGTAATCCTTGGAAAGCAGAATATATCGGTGTTAAAGGTGACCCTATTGCAGATTTAGTTGAAGATTTGGCAGCAGAACAAAAAGCAAGAGTAACTTATGATAATATTCTGAAAATGTGCGACAATCCTGATGTAACAAAAGTTATCAAATTTTTAAGAGAAAGAGAAGTTGTTCATTTCCAGAGATTCGGTGAATGTTTAAATAAAATTCAGGAAGATATCAAAGCAAAAAAAATTATTGGTTGCGGAATAAAGCAATGTTAA
- a CDS encoding spore coat associated protein CotJA — protein MLVGYAYVPPQTTFNTFTPEKALECGTLFPELSLSMCEYLNGVKEDKCNG, from the coding sequence ATGCTTGTGGGATATGCATATGTGCCGCCACAAACAACATTTAATACTTTTACTCCTGAAAAAGCATTGGAATGCGGGACTTTATTTCCTGAACTAAGCCTTAGCATGTGCGAATATTTAAACGGTGTTAAGGAGGATAAATGTAATGGTTGA
- a CDS encoding spore coat protein CotJB — MVEIVSKCKLLKEIKQVDFVLKELNLYLDTHPCSKEALEMFNIYEKKAKQLKYDYEKLFGPLTPSANNNTEAWEWIKGPWPWENC, encoded by the coding sequence ATGGTTGAAATAGTTTCTAAATGCAAACTTTTAAAAGAAATAAAACAAGTAGATTTTGTTTTAAAAGAACTTAATCTTTATTTAGATACTCATCCGTGCTCAAAAGAAGCATTGGAAATGTTTAATATATACGAAAAAAAAGCAAAACAATTAAAATATGATTATGAAAAATTATTCGGACCTTTAACTCCGTCTGCAAATAATAATACAGAAGCATGGGAATGGATCAAAGGTCCATGGCCATGGGAAAATTGCTAA